One part of the Candidatus Sericytochromatia bacterium genome encodes these proteins:
- a CDS encoding nucleotidyltransferase domain-containing protein, whose product MTDGTGLSEQHLDQIRGVLTQFPTVTGAILFGSRAKGCATPRSDIDLALEGIREPLETERIAQQLESLPLPWRFDVLALETIDHPPLLAHIARVGLRIYQRTG is encoded by the coding sequence GTGACCGATGGGACCGGGCTGTCCGAGCAGCACCTGGATCAGATTCGAGGGGTACTAACCCAGTTCCCCACCGTCACCGGAGCCATCCTGTTCGGCTCGCGAGCCAAGGGCTGCGCCACGCCGCGTTCGGACATCGATCTCGCGCTGGAGGGCATCAGGGAACCCCTCGAGACTGAGCGCATCGCACAGCAACTTGAGTCCCTGCCCCTGCCCTGGCGCTTCGATGTTCTGGCGCTTGAGACGATCGACCATCCGCCCTTGCTCGCTCATATCGCCAGGGTCGGCCTTCGGATTTATCAAAGGACCGGCTGA